The Rhipicephalus microplus isolate Deutch F79 chromosome 4, USDA_Rmic, whole genome shotgun sequence sequence TCTTTCGAGACCCCCCTCACCTTGTCATCCGCAAGGGTTTGGCAACAGTAAGTGATATTCAGCGGGGTCGTATATTTCTTCTGATTCATCAAGCTTGGGGAAATACAACGACATGAAAGGAGCTGTTCGTATGGAGCAAGAAGTTGTATTTTCCTAAGAAATGGCTGCACACTGGAGGTTCAATTTTATCAAAATGAGCAGCAAACTTGAaaaaatttgcaaataaatacTGCTCAATGTGTGACAGTGGAGAAGCCAAGGAGATTGGTGTCGCTTTCTTGAATCAATGGCTAGCATAATTTGAAGCACCATGCTAAAACTGCACTACGAATGCAGCAGCTGTTTCAATGATACTCTGTGCGTATAAGGACACTTGTGTTCCAACAATGTAGGGACACCAGCGGTTCCCGATTCTAGTGCTTGAGGTTAGTCCAAATTGTACGAATTGATATCGTATGAATGAAAAATGGCGTGTTTTGCTACATGTAGTAAGGCTATGACTTGGCATTCCATTGTGTCAAAAGGCAGCCATCATGAAAACAGCACAATCCATCATACAGTTGGTGTAACTGGCATAAGTGCCCTGGAATATTGCATAAAGATGGCGGTAAATAAATTGATAAATTGCCAGCTAATGCCCCTCCCATGTTATGGGAGCATGCATGTTCCTCGGAATGCACAATGACTTCACAGTGCTCGATGACAATATTTTATTTCGGTGGGTTTCCACATTCGCAATAGCGtatggtaaaaacatgcaaggtCTTATTCAATTCACCTGCAACACTTTACGGAAGGtgttcaattgacaatcgcagcaTGCCAGCATCCGTGCATCTCGTGTCAGGTCTGCATTTTCAGTGCAAGTTGagttagcctttttttttttattttaccagAGCAGCTCTAGCTTGCATTTTTACAAAGTACAGCTGGTTGATTGCAAGGATGAAGTGCCAAAACACTTAATCTAGGATATTCCGAGCTCGTTGGCACATTCTGCACACACAAGGGAAACCTCAGGACTGGCTGAATTTGCAGAGTTTAGGTTTGCTCCGCACACGTACCTGGGCTGTTCCAACAGCAGTATCTTTATATCCATGCGCAATTTCTAAATTCTCGCAAGATAGGGTTGTCCTTAGGTGAGGATGGCAAATCTTTTTCCAAACATTAATGTTGCATAATGGCCAACCGCATGGCCAGGAGTGATCTTGAGCCTACTTCGCAGTTCAACACCCGGCGGAAGCACTAGTCGGGCTTCTGCAGCTGCTCTGGTCACACTTTAAGATGACACAGTTTGACAAGGGACATCCAGAGACTGCGCATAGAAAATAGCCCCCCATTTTATGATGAGAACAAGCAAACGAACATTCCTACCAACTGGAAAAACCACACAACGCAGAGCTCCTAGACTTCGTTAATCTACAAACTGGCTACCCTGTCTTTCCATTGTCTTTCACTCTCTCTGCGTGAGGGAGACTGTGATAGGTATTTAGTACACTTCTGGCCAGCTGTAATCATTAAATTCTCGAAACTTTGTGCACAAACACTGTAATATTCTGCCTGCTTTGAAACGCACCTGCCACGATCATCTATCAAACCAATCATTTCCCACTTTGCCGCAGAATCCCACAGCTATCAAGTCAATGCAGCGGGTACTTGTGCTGAATAAAACAGACCTTAAGTTGGCATGCAAATATTAGATACGTGTATAAACATGCAAACCAGCTGCTTCAACGAAGAACGGCCCTAAGTACAGAGGCCATACATTACGAGGGGTGATGCACATCAGCAATGACTTTTAACACACAAGTAAAACAGTGTTGGCTAATTCAACCAAACACCGCTGCATACATTTTGCAATTGGAGGAATGAAGCTTGTCGGTGCCTAAAGATACATACATTACGAGTACAGAGGCCATACATTATGAGGGGTGATGCACATCAGCAATGACTTTTAACACACAAGTGAAACAGTGTTGGCTAATTCAACCAAACACCGCTGCATACATTTTGCAATTGGAGGAATGAAGCTTGTCGATGCCTAAAGATTGTTGACTCAATGAAAATCTTAGGTGGAACTATTACCATTTTGAAAAGTGTTCAACACATGACGACACGTTTCCGTACTGAGATGAGAATGAGGGTTCTCCATAAATTTTGTCAATTCATAGCTATTTGCACCGACACCTAAGTACAAGAGCAGTTCTTGCACTTTGCGTATCAAAACCTGTCCACCACATCATGTATTGAATCTATAATGTCATGTTCAGCAGCGCAATTCTGTTGCTGCCTTAAATAACAGGTTTTAGGAAGTTGCACTTCCTCCAACCTGTCATGTCAGGTTTTAGGAACCTTTCACAGCATGTGGAGGAGCTAAAGTTATTCTCAGCAGATGTGAAAACAAGGTTGAAGTTTTGTTCAGAGCTGCAGCCTCACTTCGGTGAAAATTGCCTGTGTTCACCCAGCCTGGGACACAGCATGACGGAGCAAGAAGCTGAAGCAAGTGCCTCGTCAGGAAATGGGGAGCTTCTTCTTCAGCTGCCAAAATGTTGGCATTGAAGAAGCATTTACATGAATATGACAACATTCGTATCAGTGGGTACTTCATATAGAAGTGATATCGTGAAGTCGCAGCACGAAACAGtgaagctcagcaccatcagtaTTGCCAAAAAGAAGCAAACTTATCTGTGTGGCAAATCAAGTACTTTGAGACTGCACAGGGCTGTAGTTACCGTTTCGTTGTTCACTCAACTGATGTAAACATTTCAGTACTTGCATAAATCTTGCATAGATGTGCAACTACACAATGCAGCCCTTATTCAACTAATCTACGATTGAATATTAGGTAGGAGATTGTGGCTGTAACTACACAATGCAGCCATTACTCAACCAATCTACGATTGAATATTAGGTAGGAGATTGTGGCTGTAAGAGTAACTACAAAGCCATTGCTTGAGACATTGAGCCACTCAATCCTTTCCAGATATGCCTGTAGCTGTAAAAATTGCATCTTCATTCGCTGCTACCTTGCCTGAAGTTTCATGACCAGTCGATTCTACTATTGGACTCTGCTAGCATTCATGTGCACAGTGTTCATGTCAGCAGCAGAATGTCAACCTGGCTTGCTACACAGCCAGTGGAGCAAACCACTATGGCATCAGTCACCACTTTGCATCATCTTGTGTACACTGTGCATCTGTAGCATTTCTACAAGCCTAATGCAACAGGGTGGTTAGATAGACTACTTGGTagggaattattttttttttttgctagaaaaTTGCAGCACGAATGAAAAGAGACAGAATGCACTGGATGATAAAGGGAACACACTCCACACTTTTTTCATCGTAAGTTTTCAGAAATAATCTACAAACTTGCCACACACTTCATGTGCAGTTTGTGTGTCACAGCACAGAGGTGATGTTAACATGCCTAGTATTTCTGTATAAGTGCTATCACGATAaagcaggaaaaaaacaaagcaagCTTGTTTCAGCCACGCGTGAGCTGGCCTGACTTGTTCATCcttctttccttggcatcatcATCTAATGGCTTCATGAGGCTGAGTTTTAAAAAAACAGGCCTCAGTTTCTCTCTTTGTAGTTGTGATAAGCTTATCATGAAGAAATTGCTGTGACAGCTCAGATGCGAGAGTAAAGATCACCTACACAATTGTATCTTGCTGCTTCCTCTGTAAGCACACATGCTTTTTCctcattgaaataaataaataggtttgTTCTAAGAAAattcagcatgtgcttgtttgtgAGAACTCTGAGCTTTTCCCTTTTTCCGAGTGCCCAAACGTTCACCAACTTTTGGGGTTTGAACATAAGTTATCAGTGTCACCCGTATCATCATCACTGATTATATGTTGCCAAAGATGACTGCTCAATCTGCTACACTGCTGAGAAAACTGGTTCTTCGTTGAAGCAGATGACACGATATGAAAGCACATGAATTGGCCAAACCTAGAATTGTTCGTACTTTTTAAAAAAAGGCCATGCATAAGACAAGCTACAGATGACTACATGCAAGAGACTGCTCTATGAACATGACCCATCGCCACTGCAGACCATGGGTAGATCGCATAATTCACCCGTTATGACGACAACCTGACAGCCCTGCAAGAGTGCCGAATTGTCAACCTGGGGGGTCTCCTGCTTGTTACAAGTGTCTAAAGCATGCTTAGTTGAAGTTCTATTGTTTGGCCTACGCAGACTCGTTTTCAACCACAAGTCAACCACAGGCTCTGGATCCCACTGTTCAAGTGGTGCCCCATTTACATTGATGACCATTGTCTGCCACAGCGTGTCATCGGTGAGAACATTCTTCCGAGATTCCTTGATGACGCAGAGTTCTTCGAAGCCCTTGCACGTCACCTTGCACGACGGTGAGAGCAGAGCTGCCGCAGTGAGGAATGTGCAGATAGTGGGATAGACCACACTGAACCTGGAAACCACGGTGGCGGCCAGATTGATGAAATCTTTCCGCAGACACCCCGCTAGACTCCTAGTCACAAAAAACTTGTAGGAACACCACTCCAGTATGATATCCGATATGGGTTTCTCGGGCAGCAACGAATGCATCTCGTTGCTCAGCTCCCTGATAGTTTCAATTCCGTACGCGCCAAAATGCTTGTCAGAATCTTCTGGCCAGTTTTTTGGATCCAGCACCGAAAACTTGAGCAGGGATTCTGAGCACTGACTAGCCACCTGGAGCACCTGCTGCGACACGCACCGGCACACATCCTCAGCTATGATGTGAAATGTCTCGATGTCAAAATCTTGCGTGACAGCCATGCCTTGGAAAAATCCGGTTCTTTCTTGTAGCTCATGCAGGACTGGCACCAGAGATGGGCCCAACGAGATCTGATTGGTGATGAGCGTCGCAGTAGCCTTCAGCTCATCGATCACTGTGTAACAGGCAGGAGACAACGAGCCAGTCGTCTTTTCTAGGAAAGCATTCAATGTCTTGAAGATCTCTCGTAGCAGGTGGACGTGGGCGATGAACACAGAGCTCTTGAGGCAGGTGAGGATTTCAGATGCATCGGGCCGAAGCTTACGGTCAAAGTTGTGGTAATTATCCTTCAGGAACGACGTGACACTGCTCCATTTTTCAATGATGGCAGTTAGGAACTTGAGGTTGAGGACTAGCAGCTGTGGGTTGGGGGAACGAGCGTGTTGATCGGCGGGGCTGGACGGTGTCCATATGTCCACCGTACTGCCCGTCTTCTTCTGCAGGTCTCTGAAAAAGCAGAACAACTTGTACAACTTGTCAGTGCAGCCTCTGACTTGCAAATGCCTGAAGAGGACCGGCTTGACCACACTCTCGAGCTTGTGCACCAGACAGTCCATGGTGTAGAGAACGGGCGCTTCTTTTGCCAACGCCATTTGCAGGCCGCCGTCCGCTTGGTGGACGGTTTGGCCGTCCGTTGTTAGGCACAAGAGCTTCTCGAAAGGCGAGGGCAATCCAAATTTCGCGAGCATCTGCACCATCGCGAGTGCGATGCCCACTCCGTTGTCGCTATCGACGAGCCCCAAGAACTTTGTGCGTTTGGCACAGTCCTTGAGGTAAGTGATGTAGACAGCGTCCTTGCGCGATCCTACAACGTCCGAAACGTCGTCAAGCACGATGCCGAAGTGTTTCGCTTGGTAAATGTCGGCCACCGTGTCGTTAATCATCGACATGGCGATGTACTTGGAGAAGTCCGGCACGACGTGGTGGTGGTTCGTGTACCGACCTTCGA is a genomic window containing:
- the LOC119172329 gene encoding zinc finger protein 862-like isoform X2; amino-acid sequence: MHCVLCREAYFGQEKCVPFVEGTNNFKVSVIQKHEKTTAHRNLLNKSEAERKKLAHSFRTKKKPPEDSRSRFELLFKTVYEIQKSKLSFSQFPVLVSRQIQNGVPLEGRYTNHHHVVPDFSKYIAMSMINDTVADIYQAKHFGIVLDDVSDVVGSRKDAVYITYLKDCAKRTKFLGLVDSDNGVGIALAMVQMLAKFGLPSPFEKLLCLTTDGQTVHQADGGLQMALAKEAPVLYTMDCLVHKLESVVKPVLFRHLQVRGCTDKLYKLFCFFRDLQKKTGSTVDIWTPSSPADQHARSPNPQLLVLNLKFLTAIIEKWSSVTSFLKDNYHNFDRKLRPDASEILTCLKSSVFIAHVHLLREIFKTLNAFLEKTTGSLSPACYTVIDELKATATLITNQISLGPSLVPVLHELQERTGFFQGMAVTQDFDIETFHIIAEDVCRCVSQQVLQVASQCSESLLKFSVLDPKNWPEDSDKHFGAYGIETIRELSNEMHSLLPEKPISDIILEWCSYKFFVTRSLAGCLRKDFINLAATVVSRFSVVYPTICTFLTAAALLSPSCKVTCKGFEELCVIKESRKNVLTDDTLWQTMVINVNGAPLEQWDPEPVVDLWLKTSLRRPNNRTSTKHALDTCNKQETPQVDNSALLQGCQVVVITGELCDLPMVCSGDGSCS
- the LOC119172329 gene encoding zinc finger protein 862-like isoform X1, translating into MSSICRERRQDKKVARREAPKTAGRSKKDGNSKDSKRKFRNVWKETYAWLQYEEIKNTMHCVLCREAYFGQEKCVPFVEGTNNFKVSVIQKHEKTTAHRNLLNKSEAERKKLAHSFRTKKKPPEDSRSRFELLFKTVYEIQKSKLSFSQFPVLVSRQIQNGVPLEGRYTNHHHVVPDFSKYIAMSMINDTVADIYQAKHFGIVLDDVSDVVGSRKDAVYITYLKDCAKRTKFLGLVDSDNGVGIALAMVQMLAKFGLPSPFEKLLCLTTDGQTVHQADGGLQMALAKEAPVLYTMDCLVHKLESVVKPVLFRHLQVRGCTDKLYKLFCFFRDLQKKTGSTVDIWTPSSPADQHARSPNPQLLVLNLKFLTAIIEKWSSVTSFLKDNYHNFDRKLRPDASEILTCLKSSVFIAHVHLLREIFKTLNAFLEKTTGSLSPACYTVIDELKATATLITNQISLGPSLVPVLHELQERTGFFQGMAVTQDFDIETFHIIAEDVCRCVSQQVLQVASQCSESLLKFSVLDPKNWPEDSDKHFGAYGIETIRELSNEMHSLLPEKPISDIILEWCSYKFFVTRSLAGCLRKDFINLAATVVSRFSVVYPTICTFLTAAALLSPSCKVTCKGFEELCVIKESRKNVLTDDTLWQTMVINVNGAPLEQWDPEPVVDLWLKTSLRRPNNRTSTKHALDTCNKQETPQVDNSALLQGCQVVVITGELCDLPMVCSGDGSCS